The Dethiosulfovibrio russensis genome window below encodes:
- a CDS encoding ABC transporter substrate-binding protein translates to MKRAALAILTAFIVIQAAACYATGPRDIVIGLAGDAYSLDPYPLNETITNALNYHIFDRLVEPDKNLQPLPGLAESWEISDDSRTWIFHLRKDVKFHNGNDFTADDVIFSFDRSKRSGKSAFTYCLSTVESYEKLDDHTLKVVCKDPNALLLAHLKDLAIMDEESCKGKEDDWIALHPNGTGRYILEEHLRGDRLVLVRNEIYWGEKPAPEKVTFKPITNEGTRTANMLSGAADLVVDIPVRDVKILERNKRISVLSEPSLRVIYLNLAGWTDKPSVDTKMPLISPDGSNPFKNRKVREAIYRAIDEDEIIDKVMNGFAEPAATYIPEGFNGYNGDIRRLSYAPKTAEKLLDEAGYPRQKDGYRFEVTLDASNDRYINDGAIAGAIAGYLEKVGIKVNLNLMSRTVFFSYISTSNKTGDNTHLCMTGWADSGGESALMALDLVYSIRQDGPVKEGYGGVNRGYYLNPEADRLVDLAMSTSDPEERAKIMRGVWAMAAEDVSYIPLHFQKDIYACNDRIVYHPRKDKYVYAWDVEFKD, encoded by the coding sequence TTGAAAAGAGCAGCTTTAGCTATCCTGACGGCATTTATCGTGATCCAAGCGGCGGCCTGTTACGCAACGGGACCAAGAGACATAGTGATAGGGTTGGCGGGAGACGCCTACTCGTTGGATCCCTACCCTCTCAACGAGACGATCACCAACGCACTGAACTACCACATATTCGACAGACTGGTGGAGCCGGACAAGAACCTACAGCCCCTCCCGGGACTTGCCGAGAGCTGGGAGATCTCCGACGATTCCAGAACCTGGATCTTCCACCTAAGGAAGGACGTCAAATTCCACAACGGCAACGATTTCACCGCCGACGACGTGATTTTTTCCTTCGACCGCTCCAAGAGAAGCGGGAAGTCGGCCTTCACCTACTGTCTCTCAACAGTGGAAAGCTATGAAAAACTGGACGATCACACCCTAAAGGTAGTGTGCAAGGATCCCAACGCCCTTCTATTGGCCCACCTCAAGGATCTAGCCATAATGGACGAGGAAAGCTGCAAGGGCAAGGAAGACGACTGGATCGCCCTTCATCCCAACGGAACCGGTAGGTACATACTGGAGGAACACCTTAGAGGAGACAGGCTTGTCCTCGTCAGAAACGAGATTTACTGGGGAGAAAAGCCCGCACCGGAGAAAGTCACCTTCAAGCCCATCACCAACGAAGGCACCAGGACCGCCAACATGTTGTCCGGAGCGGCCGATCTGGTGGTGGACATCCCTGTCAGGGACGTAAAGATACTTGAGCGAAACAAGAGGATATCGGTACTGTCCGAGCCTAGCCTCAGGGTAATATATCTCAACCTGGCAGGATGGACCGACAAACCGTCGGTGGACACTAAGATGCCCCTGATATCTCCGGACGGATCGAATCCCTTTAAGAACAGAAAGGTTCGGGAAGCTATTTACAGAGCCATCGACGAGGACGAAATAATCGATAAGGTGATGAACGGCTTTGCCGAACCTGCAGCCACCTATATCCCCGAGGGCTTCAACGGCTACAACGGTGACATCAGAAGACTGTCCTACGCCCCCAAGACGGCGGAAAAACTTCTGGACGAGGCGGGATATCCCAGACAGAAAGACGGCTATCGTTTCGAAGTAACCCTCGATGCCTCCAACGACCGCTACATAAACGACGGAGCCATCGCCGGGGCAATCGCCGGATACCTTGAGAAAGTGGGAATAAAGGTAAACCTGAACCTGATGTCCAGGACTGTATTCTTCTCCTACATAAGTACATCCAACAAGACCGGCGACAACACCCATCTCTGCATGACCGGATGGGCCGACTCCGGCGGCGAGAGCGCGTTGATGGCTCTGGATCTGGTATATAGCATACGGCAGGACGGACCAGTCAAGGAAGGCTACGGAGGGGTCAACAGGGGTTACTATCTCAACCCCGAGGCGGACAGACTGGTAGACCTGGCGATGTCGACATCCGATCCGGAGGAGAGGGCAAAGATCATGAGAGGTGTATGGGCCATGGCCGCCGAGGACGTATCCTACATCCCCCTGCATTTCCAAAAGGACATCTACGCCTGCAACGATCGCATCGTCTACCATCCCAGGAAAGACAAGTACGTCTATGCCTGGGACGTAGAGTTCAAGGACTGA
- a CDS encoding ABC transporter permease: MFRFIVKRIGQLFLVLFAVSLIVFIFTSVMGNPVYLMVRENATEAEIQAVTQYLGLDKSLPTQYWIFVKNALSGDFGKSYMYHLPALGLIVERFPATLEIVSVALLLSAFIGIPLGVISGAYPKNPFSKGVMAFSIAGISMPSFWIGMVLIFLFGIFLGVLPVSGRGETAEFLGISTSLATWDGWMHILLPSVTLALGNIATIIRLTRSGMQENMRQDYVKFARAKGVPRRKVLFGHALKNTLIPVVTIFGLQMGSLIAFTTITETIFAWPGMGKLLIDAINSADRPIIAAYILFVAVMFVFINFVVDIMYVFIDPRIDLQ; this comes from the coding sequence GTGTTCAGATTTATAGTTAAGAGGATTGGACAGCTGTTTCTGGTGCTGTTCGCAGTCTCCCTCATAGTGTTCATCTTCACCAGCGTCATGGGGAATCCGGTATATCTGATGGTCCGGGAGAACGCCACCGAGGCGGAGATCCAGGCGGTCACCCAATATCTGGGATTGGATAAATCGTTACCGACCCAGTACTGGATCTTCGTTAAGAACGCCTTGTCGGGAGACTTCGGTAAATCCTATATGTACCACCTGCCGGCTTTGGGACTCATAGTCGAGAGGTTCCCTGCAACCTTAGAGATAGTTTCTGTAGCCCTTTTGCTATCCGCTTTCATTGGCATTCCCCTAGGAGTAATATCCGGAGCCTACCCCAAGAACCCCTTCAGCAAGGGAGTCATGGCCTTTTCCATAGCGGGAATATCCATGCCCTCCTTTTGGATAGGCATGGTTCTGATATTCCTTTTCGGCATTTTTCTTGGAGTGCTTCCCGTCTCCGGCAGAGGGGAGACCGCCGAGTTTCTGGGCATATCGACGAGCCTGGCCACGTGGGACGGATGGATGCATATACTGCTACCGTCGGTGACCCTGGCCCTGGGCAACATAGCCACGATAATAAGGCTGACCCGTTCGGGGATGCAGGAAAACATGAGACAGGACTACGTAAAGTTCGCCAGGGCAAAGGGAGTACCCCGAAGAAAGGTGTTGTTCGGCCACGCCCTGAAGAACACCCTCATCCCGGTGGTGACCATCTTCGGTCTACAGATGGGGAGTCTCATAGCCTTCACGACCATAACCGAGACCATCTTCGCCTGGCCCGGTATGGGCAAACTGCTGATAGACGCCATAAACAGCGCCGATCGTCCGATAATAGCGGCATATATACTCTTCGTGGCGGTCATGTTCGTCTTCATCAACTTCGTGGTGGACATCATGTACGTGTTCATAGATCCCAGGATAGATCTACAGTGA
- a CDS encoding ABC transporter permease has protein sequence MAEATKKGILTDLRKTEFFHNYIRSTSGMVGSILVISVLLIAVLGPLWTVQNPYDIATLELKNAYKPPMWLEGGSPDFPLGTDQQGRDMLSTIVYGSRVSLFIGLAGTALASVIGIFLGLVAGYFGGKVDNVIMRIADIQLSFPTMLIALFLMSVLGRGVVNILISLTLVGWVRYARTVRGETLSVKKNEYVEAAKVIGLPHRRILFRHIMPNVFASIIVLSTIQVGSFILTEASLSFLGLGVPLTRPSLGMLCNNGFSVLYSGLWWVSILPGLYIMVIVFGTNLLGDFLRDELNPKLK, from the coding sequence ATGGCTGAAGCGACGAAAAAGGGGATCCTGACGGATCTTAGAAAGACCGAATTCTTCCACAACTACATCCGATCCACTTCCGGCATGGTCGGGTCCATCCTGGTTATCTCGGTCCTCCTCATAGCCGTATTGGGGCCTCTATGGACGGTTCAAAATCCCTACGACATAGCGACATTGGAGCTCAAGAACGCCTATAAACCGCCTATGTGGCTAGAAGGGGGATCCCCCGACTTCCCTCTCGGAACGGACCAACAGGGGCGAGATATGCTGAGCACTATCGTCTACGGAAGCAGGGTCTCCCTCTTCATCGGGCTTGCGGGAACCGCTTTGGCCAGCGTCATAGGGATATTCCTGGGGCTGGTAGCGGGCTACTTCGGAGGCAAGGTGGACAACGTGATAATGAGGATAGCGGACATACAGCTTTCATTTCCGACAATGCTGATAGCCCTGTTCCTCATGTCCGTCCTGGGGAGGGGTGTGGTAAACATACTGATATCCCTGACTCTGGTGGGCTGGGTCAGATACGCCAGAACCGTCCGAGGCGAGACCCTTTCGGTCAAGAAAAACGAGTACGTCGAAGCAGCTAAGGTTATAGGGCTTCCTCACCGCAGGATACTTTTCCGACACATAATGCCCAACGTTTTCGCATCCATCATAGTCCTCTCAACAATACAGGTCGGATCATTCATACTTACCGAAGCCAGCCTGAGCTTTCTCGGCCTGGGAGTACCTCTTACCCGGCCGTCCCTGGGAATGCTGTGCAACAACGGATTCTCGGTGCTCTACAGCGGCCTTTGGTGGGTCTCGATCCTCCCGGGGCTCTACATCATGGTCATAGTGTTCGGCACCAACCTCCTCGGTGATTTCCTGAGAGACGAGCTGAACCCAAAGTTAAAGTGA
- a CDS encoding ABC transporter ATP-binding protein, with amino-acid sequence MAGRLLKVKDLRTYFHTFKGTVRAVDGVSFYVDHGEILAIVGESGGGKSITGFSVIRLIDEPGRIESGSIEFDGTDLMKLSEREMNRVRGRDISMIFQDPMTSLNPVYTIGKQLDETLMLHTDMDGKTRKKASMELLRSVGISNPEKRLSAYPHQFSGGMRQRVVIAIALAADPKLVIADEPTTALDVTIQAQILRLMSDMVKNRGRSLILITHDLAVVSEMADRVNVMYCGKIVETGTTRTVIDKSAHPYTRGLIGSIPDLDRDKKRLDTIKGIVPNMFDLPEGCRFAPRCPFARAICDEKEPPLVEVAEGHLAACHFPLGEESL; translated from the coding sequence ATGGCTGGAAGGCTCCTAAAAGTGAAGGACCTTAGAACCTACTTCCACACGTTCAAGGGGACCGTCAGGGCAGTGGACGGAGTGTCCTTCTACGTGGATCATGGAGAGATCCTTGCCATAGTGGGAGAATCCGGAGGGGGCAAATCAATCACGGGATTCTCTGTCATAAGATTGATAGATGAGCCGGGACGGATAGAATCGGGCTCAATCGAATTCGACGGCACCGATCTCATGAAGCTCTCCGAGAGAGAGATGAACCGCGTGAGGGGAAGGGATATCTCCATGATCTTCCAGGACCCCATGACCTCTTTGAATCCGGTATACACCATAGGCAAACAGCTGGACGAAACTCTGATGCTTCACACCGACATGGACGGCAAGACAAGAAAGAAGGCATCAATGGAACTTCTGAGATCCGTAGGTATATCCAACCCGGAGAAAAGACTCAGCGCCTACCCGCACCAGTTCAGCGGAGGAATGAGACAGAGGGTGGTCATAGCCATAGCCTTAGCGGCGGATCCCAAACTCGTGATAGCCGACGAACCGACCACCGCTCTGGACGTGACTATACAGGCCCAGATCCTAAGGCTGATGTCCGACATGGTCAAAAACAGGGGAAGATCCCTGATACTGATAACCCACGACCTGGCGGTGGTGTCCGAGATGGCCGACCGGGTCAACGTGATGTACTGCGGTAAGATCGTGGAGACCGGGACCACGAGGACCGTCATAGACAAAAGCGCCCATCCCTACACCAGGGGACTAATAGGCTCCATACCGGACCTGGATAGAGACAAAAAGAGGCTGGACACCATAAAGGGGATCGTTCCCAATATGTTCGATCTGCCCGAAGGCTGTCGCTTCGCCCCCAGATGCCCCTTCGCCCGAGCCATATGTGACGAAAAGGAACCGCCTCTGGTCGAGGTTGCGGAGGGACACCTGGCGGCATGCCATTTTCCACTCGGAGAGGAGAGCCTGTAG
- a CDS encoding ABC transporter ATP-binding protein, with amino-acid sequence MEPLLDVRDLVQSFDLNPDLLSKITFDKGRPTIKERIVKAVNGISFSVKKGKVFSIVGESGCGKSTAARTVIKLIEPKSGNITYDGRDITELSREEMLPLRKRMQMIFQDPYASLNPRQRVLDILTEPMLFHRTSSSVAEAREKAMKLLKRVGIRAEQGSRYPHQFSGGQRQRIGIARALAVEPELIIADEPVSALDVSIQAQILNLLMDLKDELSLSYLFIAHDLSVVKHISDEIAVMYLGYIVEKGDKRQIFSNPSHPYTRALFSAIPRISGKTSDTEDLPKGEIPSAIDLPSGCPFHGRCKEAMPLCSRLRPEAQEMEPGHVVSCHLIKSQS; translated from the coding sequence ATGGAACCCCTTCTGGACGTACGGGATCTGGTTCAGAGTTTCGACCTGAACCCCGATCTTCTCAGCAAAATAACCTTCGACAAGGGACGGCCTACGATAAAAGAGAGGATCGTCAAGGCGGTGAACGGGATAAGCTTTTCCGTGAAAAAGGGGAAGGTCTTCAGCATAGTGGGAGAGTCGGGCTGCGGAAAATCCACCGCGGCAAGGACGGTAATAAAGCTGATAGAGCCGAAATCGGGAAATATAACCTACGACGGCAGGGACATAACCGAGCTTTCCAGAGAGGAGATGCTCCCTCTCAGAAAGAGGATGCAGATGATATTCCAGGATCCCTATGCGTCCCTAAACCCCAGACAGAGGGTCTTGGACATACTGACCGAGCCGATGCTGTTTCATAGAACTTCATCCTCCGTTGCAGAGGCGAGGGAAAAGGCCATGAAGCTGCTTAAACGGGTCGGGATCAGGGCGGAACAGGGATCCAGATACCCCCATCAGTTCAGCGGAGGTCAGAGACAGAGGATAGGCATAGCCAGGGCCCTGGCGGTGGAACCGGAGCTGATAATAGCGGACGAACCGGTATCGGCACTGGACGTCTCCATACAGGCCCAGATACTGAACCTGCTGATGGACCTTAAGGACGAACTATCTCTCTCCTATCTTTTCATAGCCCACGACCTCTCTGTGGTCAAACACATAAGCGACGAGATAGCCGTCATGTACCTGGGATACATCGTGGAAAAGGGGGACAAACGACAGATATTCTCGAACCCGTCGCATCCATACACCAGGGCGCTGTTCTCAGCCATCCCCAGGATATCCGGGAAGACCTCCGACACAGAGGACCTTCCTAAGGGAGAGATTCCAAGCGCGATAGACCTTCCCTCCGGATGTCCGTTTCACGGAAGATGCAAGGAGGCCATGCCTCTTTGCTCCCGACTGAGACCAGAGGCACAAGAGATGGAGCCGGGACATGTCGTCTCGTGCCACCTGATAAAATCGCAGAGTTGA
- a CDS encoding cold-shock protein gives MTQGTVKWFNGTKGYGFITGEDGKDYFVHFSAINVDGFKTLDEGQAVTFTIENGQKGPQASNVTPV, from the coding sequence TTGACTCAGGGAACAGTGAAATGGTTTAACGGCACAAAGGGCTATGGGTTTATCACCGGTGAGGACGGAAAGGATTACTTCGTCCATTTTAGCGCCATCAACGTCGACGGCTTCAAGACCCTTGATGAGGGTCAGGCTGTGACCTTCACCATCGAGAACGGACAGAAGGGTCCCCAGGCTTCGAACGTTACGCCTGTTTAA
- a CDS encoding endonuclease/exonuclease/phosphatase family protein yields MRLILYNVRYGTGTGLSYHVPAPFSGNFRRSTGRFKRITDYLMNLSPDIIGLVEVDGGSYRHEGNCQAETAASSMGGHHRFAVKYGERISRLPVLRSQGNAIISRLAPIKTDCHDLGRGMKRNALEVVYGDFSLVLVHLSLGSRSRRHQIRALRDLCSARERPLILAGDYNTLSGPEELAPLRETGMASVNELGLPTYPCRRPRKELDFVLISEEISTKGFFIPDVRFSDHLPLICDLEISH; encoded by the coding sequence ATGAGACTTATACTTTATAACGTGAGATACGGCACCGGGACGGGACTCTCCTACCATGTGCCAGCGCCCTTTTCCGGGAACTTCCGAAGATCGACCGGACGGTTCAAACGGATAACCGATTATCTTATGAACCTCTCTCCAGATATAATCGGACTGGTGGAGGTTGACGGAGGTTCATACCGCCACGAGGGAAACTGCCAAGCTGAGACGGCAGCTTCGTCGATGGGAGGCCATCATCGTTTCGCGGTTAAATACGGCGAGAGGATCTCTCGGTTACCGGTTTTAAGATCCCAGGGAAACGCCATAATATCAAGGCTAGCCCCGATCAAAACCGACTGCCATGATCTGGGCAGAGGGATGAAGAGAAACGCCCTTGAGGTCGTCTACGGCGACTTCTCCCTGGTTCTAGTGCACCTTTCTCTGGGCAGCAGAAGCCGTCGTCACCAGATCCGAGCACTGAGGGACCTCTGCTCAGCCAGAGAAAGACCTCTCATACTGGCCGGAGACTATAATACCCTATCCGGGCCGGAGGAACTGGCTCCTCTCAGAGAGACGGGAATGGCCAGCGTAAACGAACTCGGGCTTCCCACCTATCCATGTAGAAGGCCCCGAAAGGAACTGGACTTCGTTCTGATCTCCGAGGAGATATCAACCAAGGGTTTTTTCATCCCTGACGTACGTTTTTCCGACCACCTTCCACTCATATGTGACCTCGAAATTTCCCATTGA
- the cls gene encoding cardiolipin synthase yields the protein MPLSTVLTDHHLWLLILGIHNVSSWMIRVTMLAVVPMRHTPGAAMAWLVVIFFWPWPCLLLYLAMGSNLLPQRRLKRHQRLLRELSTVRIRCHQTLCALSPELPRSLHRISSLAETLGHMAIVGGNDGKLISKASDLSSLLVGDIDESKETVDLLYYIFSDDNIGGPVIEALTRASKRGVQCRLMIDSVGSGSLIKEGRVEWLRAQGVSVAEALPASLFRRHAARFDLRNHRKIAIVDGSVAYTGSHNMIDPRYGHRDLVWRDMSIRLKGPVVRQLQAVFLEDWFVETGEEPDLKQLTAPVDQWGDISVQTVPSGPNYRTENYQRLIVSAMHDATRRVIITTPYLVPDESLLQAMEVAALRGVRVQLIVPSRSDQFLVGHAARSYYQELMDMGIEIYQFSDGLLHAKTMTVDGELAFFGSSNFDIRSFALNFEINLIFYGKEEATAMVEAQERFLAKSIRLTSSRWKDRPLGVRTLESATRLFSPLL from the coding sequence ATGCCTCTTAGCACCGTACTGACCGATCACCATCTCTGGCTGTTGATATTGGGGATACATAACGTCTCCTCCTGGATGATAAGGGTTACCATGCTGGCTGTTGTTCCCATGAGACACACCCCGGGAGCCGCCATGGCCTGGCTGGTGGTCATCTTTTTCTGGCCCTGGCCATGCCTGCTGCTGTACCTGGCCATGGGGTCCAACCTTCTGCCTCAGAGAAGACTGAAGAGACATCAGAGACTCCTCAGAGAGCTGTCTACCGTGAGAATAAGGTGTCACCAGACACTGTGCGCTCTGTCACCGGAGCTTCCGAGATCGCTACACAGAATATCCTCTCTGGCCGAGACTCTGGGACACATGGCGATAGTCGGGGGAAACGACGGGAAGCTTATATCCAAGGCGTCCGATCTCTCCTCGCTACTGGTGGGAGACATAGACGAATCTAAAGAGACCGTGGACCTGCTCTACTATATATTCTCCGACGACAACATAGGAGGCCCGGTGATAGAAGCCCTGACCAGAGCCTCCAAAAGAGGGGTTCAGTGTCGTCTTATGATAGACAGCGTCGGATCGGGCTCTCTTATAAAGGAAGGAAGGGTCGAGTGGCTAAGGGCCCAGGGAGTTTCGGTAGCGGAGGCCCTTCCGGCAAGTCTTTTCAGGAGACATGCCGCCCGATTCGACCTTAGAAATCACAGAAAGATAGCCATCGTAGACGGATCCGTGGCCTACACAGGCTCTCACAACATGATAGATCCCAGATATGGACACAGGGATCTAGTATGGCGCGATATGTCCATCAGGCTCAAGGGACCGGTGGTGAGACAGCTCCAAGCAGTTTTTCTGGAAGATTGGTTCGTCGAGACCGGAGAGGAACCGGACCTCAAACAACTCACCGCCCCGGTGGACCAGTGGGGTGACATATCGGTACAGACCGTTCCCAGCGGTCCGAACTACAGAACGGAGAACTATCAGAGACTGATAGTCAGCGCCATGCACGACGCTACAAGACGGGTGATAATAACCACCCCTTACCTCGTTCCCGACGAGAGCCTTCTCCAGGCTATGGAGGTAGCGGCCCTCAGAGGCGTCAGGGTTCAATTGATAGTCCCATCCCGAAGCGACCAGTTTCTGGTGGGACACGCAGCCAGGTCCTATTACCAGGAGCTTATGGATATGGGGATAGAGATCTACCAGTTTTCCGATGGACTACTCCACGCCAAGACCATGACGGTAGACGGGGAGCTTGCATTCTTCGGATCCAGCAACTTCGACATAAGATCCTTCGCCTTGAACTTCGAGATAAACCTAATCTTCTACGGCAAGGAGGAGGCTACCGCCATGGTGGAGGCACAGGAACGTTTTCTGGCGAAGTCGATAAGGCTCACGTCGTCCAGATGGAAGGATAGGCCCTTGGGGGTGAGAACACTGGAAAGCGCAACCAGGCTTTTCAGTCCTCTGTTATGA